From a region of the Triticum aestivum cultivar Chinese Spring chromosome 7D, IWGSC CS RefSeq v2.1, whole genome shotgun sequence genome:
- the LOC123164915 gene encoding BAG family molecular chaperone regulator 7 (The sequence of the model RefSeq protein was modified relative to this genomic sequence to represent the inferred CDS: added 72 bases not found in genome assembly) — translation MGSSHRHLMRLLDDPFFPFPPPPPTSSLSSSCPFLPPPPPSPFAFPHHPDLLDLYLPADPFFAPPPIPSPHAFLLHDLTDRVAALELAARAARAAAPQPARRKYTYAATEPGGRKVKWTAEDKPRGGGRALKWEAELASPNDDGFDRKWRWEAKSKPGGKAKTKWGTEIKGKGSLQPWSHAYTWEEDFTASDDDDELEVEERRPEKPKKIKEDDKKTKKKPARTCVQIEEIPEDNTAGCDAIRKAFAMGNGKGKAKELSPQDAALLIQMNYRAHLAHRSQVLRCLRDLAVAKAKLKELRSLFYNLSYRRRLSHDHEERQRFSEKIIVLLLTVDALEGPDFMVRTAKKSMLEELESMLEIVDPQPPGKQRSFNRRKFDLPEGGAIPNEKTAGVNNAVRVINTGKGKQ, via the exons atgGGCTCCTCCCACCGCCACCTGATGCGCCTGCTCGACGACCCCTTCTTCCCCTTCCC CTTCCCCCACCACCCCGACCTCCTCGACCTCTACCTCCCCGCCGACCCCTTCTTCGCCCCACCCCCCATCCCCTCCCCGCACGCCTTCCTCCTCCACGACCTCACGGACCGCGTCGCCGCGCTCGAGCTCGCTGCCCGCGCCGCCCGCGCGGCCGCCCCGCAGCCCGCGCGCCGCAAGTACACCTACGCCGCCACGGAGCCCGGCGGCCGCAAGGTGAAGTGGACGGCGGAGGACAAGCCGCGCGGCGGGGGCCGGGCGCTCAAGTGGGAGGCGGAGCTCGCCTCCCCCAACGACGACGGCTTCGACCGCAAGTGGAGGTGGGAGGCCAAGTCCAAGCCCGGCGGCAAGGCCAAGACCAAGTGGGGCACCGAGATCAAGGGCAAGGGCTCGCTCCAGCCATGGTCGCACGCATACACCTGGGAGGAGGACTTCACCGCCTCCGACGACGACGATGAGCTGGAGGTCGAGGAGCGCAGGCCGGAGAagcccaagaagatcaaggaggatgacaagaagacgaagaagaagccgGCGAGGACGTGCGTCCAGATCGAGGAGATCCCCGAGGACAACACCGCCGGATGCGACGCCATCCGCAAG GCTTTTGCCATGGGGAACGGCAAGGGGAAGGCCAAGGAGCTGTCGCCGCAGGACGCCGCgctgctcatccagatgaactacAGGGCGCACCTCGCCCACCGCTCCCAGGTGCTCCGCTGCCTGCGCGATCTCGCCGTGGCCAAGGCCAAGCTCAAGGAGCTCAGGTCCCTCTTCTACAACCTCTCCTACAGGCGCCGCCTCTCGCATGACCACGAGGAGCGCCAGAGGTTCTCCGAGAAGATCATTGTCCTGCTCCTCACTGTCGACGCGCTCGAG GGACCTGACTTCATGGTGAGGACGGCGAAGAAATCTATGCTGGAGGAACTGGAGAGCATGCTGGAGATCGTGGACCCGCAGCCACCAGGGAAGCAGAGGTCGTTCAACCGCCGCAAGTTCGATCTTCCAGAGGGCGGAGCGATCCCAAATGAGAAAACCGCTGGCGTGAACAACGCTGTCAGAGTCATCAACACTGGCAAGGGCAAGCAGTAG